Genomic window (Flavobacterium oreochromis):
GGTAGAACAACTGCTAATCGTCCACCTTTGCGAAGTAATCTAATACAACGCTCCATAAACATAATTTCTGTTAGTGTACTTATTTTACCAACATCATATTTATCTACAATTTTTTTCTTATCTTTAATATCCTTTTCTCTTGCATTGATAATTTTTTCATAGTTAGGATACATAGCTAACCAATCTTGATAATGAGGTTTACTTTTTAAGCTGTCTTCTTCGGTAATTTTCAACTCTTTATCAACTCTAGCTCCAAAAGGTGGATTAGTTAAAATAACATCAAATCGTTCTTCAAATATTCCATTTACATCAAGTAAACCATCATTGTGATGAACTCCTCCATGACCATCACCGTGCATAATCATATTCATTTTAGAAACTCTCGCCATTCTAGGATTAGCATCAGTACCAAAAATACATTTATGAGATAAATGATATAATCTACTTTTATCGTTGTCAAGATTTAATTCTTCGTTGAGTTGCTTGAAAATTTTATCAACTTTAGCTTCAACCTTTTCTTTTTCTTTATCACTTGCTTTAAGATATTTTTCATCAAAGAATTGTTCTTTAATCTTTTCTTTTTGTAACTCAATATCTTTTTTTATGTTTTCACGGACATATTCAAAAGCATTTATTAAAAAACCACCTGAACCACTACATGGGTCACAAATTCGCTCTCCCTCTTGTGGGTCTATAACTTCGGTCATAAACTCTACAATGGTACGAGGTGTAAAAAACTGACCTAATTCTCCTCTAAAGGTTGTTCCTAAAAATTTCTCAAAAGCAATACCTTTTACATCATCAGAAGTTTTGGAAAGATTATAAACTTGTAATTTTTCTACAATAGACAAAAAGCTTTCTTTTCTAATTCTGATGTTATCATTATCACTAAAAAGAGCATCTTTTTCATAATTTTTTTAGTTCTACGGAAAATAATCTGCATGAAATCCGTATTCTTATCTACACCATCTAAATAAGGTCTTGTATGGAGATTATATTCGTTCTCTAAACGTTCAAATTCTTTTTTAGAAAAAATACTATCCTGATTATTTATATTTCTATTCTCACGTTCAAAAACAATTTTGGTAAATAGAATTTTACTAATTTCATCAAATGCAGCTTCGGGTGAAAGCTTATCATTATTACGGATTACATTATGACATTGATGTAATAGTTTAGCAAATTCATCTTTTTCAAATACCTTTTCATCTTGAAATAGTTTCTCTCTTTTTTATCATCTAACAATTCTTCGGCAGATGGTATTCTTGAAAGTTCCGTACCTAAATTTTTCGGTATTTTTTCTTTATGAACTTGAAAGCATCTCGTTTCTTTACTATTATGAGTAATAAAAAAATCAGCACTTACCCAAGTTGCATAATTTAAACCTTGATAGTAATCGGCTGGTTGAATAGTTACATTATCAGATTTACACTCAACAACAATTGAAGCTAATTCGTTATTATCTTTAGCTTCGGCAGTTTTCCAAATTACAATATCAGCACTAGCTCTTCCAGTACCTCGTTGGGAATTTGTTACTTTTAATTCTTGAGCCATTTGGTTATAATTATAACCCAATTCATCAATTAGATATTGAATAAATTTTTGGCGAATAATTTCTTCTGGTGTTGCTTCTAACCAAACATTATCTCCTTTTAATGGAGCTTTTATTTTATTATCTTTAATTTCAATTTCCATGAAAAGAATTTATTTTTTTAATTGTTTTATATTGTTAGACACTTCTTTAAGTGCTTTATTAGCTAATTTTTCATCTTTTAAAACATCAAGTACCTGATCGGCTAACCAAACAGTCGTTAAATCATCAATACTAGTTTTTAAGATTTTAGCAAGAATGGGAATATATTCTTTTTTAGCCTTTCGTTCTCCTCTTTCAATTTTACTATACAAGGGAGTATCAATATTTAGAGCATTAGCTAAATGCTTCTGAAATAAATTATTTTTTACACGAAGTTCTTTTACTTTATTTCCAAACTGATTTGACATAGTACAAAAATTGACTTGTCAAATATCGTTAAACAATTCCATTAAAACAAGACATGAAGTAGGACGTTTAGTATAATTCAATAAAAGCTTAAAATGAAAAGCCCCAAAAGGTGTTTAACCAAATGGGGCTGAACTAAAAGTAATTTTATATTTATGAATTTAAAAAAAACGATTTGTTTTGTCATATAACAAATAACTCTTTTAATCATTTAAACCAATTTTTATTTCTTCAAAGTATAGAATTGGTTTTTTTACTTTAATAAACCATAAAATCAAATAAAAAGACCAAAATCAGCACAAATTAATCTATCCTTTGATTTAAAATAATTACGAAATGATAAAATTAAACTC
Coding sequences:
- a CDS encoding type I restriction enzyme HsdR N-terminal domain-containing protein, whose product is MEIEIKDNKIKAPLKGDNVWLEATPEEIIRQKFIQYLIDELGYNYNQMAQELKVTNSQRGTGRASADIVIWKTAEAKDNNELASIVVECKSDNVTIQPADYYQGLNYATWVSADFFITHNSKETRCFQVHKEKIPKNLGTELSRIPSAEELLDDKKERNYFKMKRYLKKMNLLNYYINVIM
- a CDS encoding HsdM family class I SAM-dependent methyltransferase, with the translated sequence MSIVEKLQVYNLSKTSDDVKGIAFEKFLGTTFRGELGQFFTPRTIVEFMTEVIDPQEGERICDPCSGSGGFLINAFEYVRENIKKDIELQKEKIKEQFFDEKYLKASDKEKEKVEAKVDKIFKQLNEELNLDNDKSRLYHLSHKCIFGTDANPRMARVSKMNMIMHGDGHGGVHHNDGLLDVNGIFEERFDVILTNPPFGARVDKELKITEEDSLKSKPHYQDWLAMYPNYEKIINAREKDIKDKKKIVDKYDVGKISTLTEIMFMERCIRLLRKGGRLAVVLPEGVLNTSNLQKARDYFEGRAKLVLITSIPQDVFIASGATVTTSLVFLKRFTDEEEKLWKKINLNANAEVNDKYKNEVASIKEKLGFRGKESLNSEVKKALKNQLKEIEYLIENEIKALVKERFNYSVPLAEITKAGIDSKGAKIDNELPNLRDEFTQYRRQVQLWETRKAFNFEYKIINDRIIRIRKDENGNSIEEVFYDE
- a CDS encoding helix-turn-helix transcriptional regulator — its product is MSNQFGNKVKELRVKNNLFQKHLANALNIDTPLYSKIERGERKAKKEYIPILAKILKTSIDDLTTVWLADQVLDVLKDEKLANKALKEVSNNIKQLKK